ACCACGCAACTGGCGGACGCGCTTCTCAGAGAGAAGAAAGCCCGCAGTATGAGCCTGGAACTGCAACGTGGACTGAGGTGGGTGTTTTTAGAGGATTTTGCAGGCACTGATAGTGAGAAACTGTGATTGCCCGTCATTTCTTCTGTCAGGGAGCGATCAGGATGGAAGAGCGAGGATGAGACAGTCCAACATCGGACAGCAGACACGTGTGAGTAGACAGACAAGTTTCATTATTATCACATGTAAAAGTTACATTATACtgtactatttttcaacaattttaaataagtttCAGAGGTTCCACAACGGTGTACTGTATTGGAAGTGTCTTGGGCCAAAATCTagctttgatgctggaatttagacaagTGTTTTAGTAAGCTTTACTGGGAACATGCTGGTTTATGTGTCTggagctttaatgctaatgagcggtgtttgtccacacctgttTCAGACAGGACTACAGTAGAGGGGGACACAAACATGAGCAACATTAGCCTAGCTATGTGAGCTATAGTGCTAACATAGCATCATCATGCTATCTTAgcttatttgctgaagaaaaataataaaacctacACGCCCCACATCTTTGCGGAGCTACAGGATTTGTATttagatgtgtagtgaagccttttcTTAGTGGGTGGCGTACACATGGggccaaaaatatgaataaatatccATAATGGTGGACTTCTTTGGCCCAGTATGCATTTTTGTAGAGTACATTGATTTGGACCTGTAAGAAAAGTAAATTATACTTGTGGAGTGATGGGTGTAGCCTGCCAATTTTCACTCTGtatagcatcatcatcatctggtAAAATTCTACAATCCAAATTATTTTTCAAGAGGACATTGAGCAGAACTTGTGTGAGAAGTTTCAAGACAAACTTGTAGGGTTGACGGCAGTGGCCTTTTATATCTTGGATCTTAATGCGAAAAAACGCATGAAATGtaaagtattttttgttaagGACACGGAGCAGGACTTTAAACTCTAAAAAAAAACCGATATACCTTTGTCGCCCAACAGCCTCCGAAGCAAACGTCCTCAGCTTCCGTTTCGGTGCCTCTGCAGATCAACCGTGCTGGTTGGTCAATCGTAACCTGACCGAAAATGTTGTGCACCTAAAGAAGGAGGAGGCCACGGTGTTTGTTTGTGACCACAAGCCAACTCCTTTTGGTATATGTCATCATAAGGTGAGACTAATAAAAACAGTCAACTGCACATCGCAGGCACGAGTGCCCCCCTGTGGTCAAAGTCTGCCAATGCAGTACAGAAAGCTGGAGAAAAGTAATGAAAACTAATAACggagtttaaaaaacaaaacgtctTTGCCGATACAAATAATCAAAACAAAGTACGtttgacaaaacacaaaacaatgcatttttataaTGGTACGTCTGAGtccattataactttttgctGCAATTCTTGGATTAATTGTAGTACAATTAAAAGTgtacattcatatttttttgcatcgtattttTATGTAAACATACTGCACAATTTAATACTGCAAAAATATGAGCTGTGTCATTCTACCTTAATACATTGTGTTGACAGGATGGGGAATTTCAACAGAAGTTTTATATGAACGGCAAGACCTTTGTCAACATGTTCCCAGATGGCTCGGCTCAGCTCTTGTATCCAGTTACTGCAAAATAACATTATAccatgaaaaatatgttttgcgcATTGCATATGCTGTCAAACTACCGTCCTTATCGATGTGGACAGTTACCCCAGCGGGCTCATGGCTCTTCTTGTTGTGGTCACCAAAGACAAAGGAAGGGTTTGCATATTGTATGACGAAAGCCTCACGCCCCATCGACCCATTCGAGCCATCTTCCAATCCAATGGCATGGCGACCTGTTaccacagaaatggaaaaatatggTAAACAGATGGTAAAAGGATATATTGACGTAATATATGATTCTTGACCGATATCGGAGTACACTAAATATGTTGTCTATGATGGCTTTTAGGTTGAGTCTGAATAGAACAGGTGGTCAGTGTTTGGATGAGACCAGCGCCAGAGTCCGTCGGTGGACCTGGAAAACCCTTCCCACACCTCACCTCCCTCCCCTCTTCCTGTCCCTCAATAGAAATGTTGGGATTCGAGTGCTGGGGAAGGACCAAGTGTTTGTCTCCTTCCTGGCTAATGGTCAACAGGCAAGGTGTAGCGTGGGAAGCTGCAGTGCTCAGGTAATACTGATGTATTccttatttgaataaaacattcACTGTCTATTCCACTATTTTAGTTTAGCATGTTCAATGTATCTCAGTTTAGTGTTAAGCAAAATAGGTTTGGTCACAAATACACGGAAAAATGCCTGTTTCCCACAGTGTAAATGCACAAAAGAGAGGCCTTCTAGCGGACCATCGGTACTGAAGGATGAGCTCTTCGTGCTGGCAGCCAGAGTGAAGATCCACCAGTGCATCCAGCATCTCAACTGGAGCCTTATAACACCCTTGCATCAGAAGACCATTCCGGCCCCGAGCATCCGTGCTTTTGGCAAAAGGCTTCTGGAGGTCAGCACCAACATGTTGATGAGCCAGCATGAACGCACCTTCATCCAAGGATGCCTTCATGATTGTCTCTGAACAAAAAACTCCATAGAAGATCACAGTTACAATAGCTTTTATTCATCGTATCAACTCATTCCAAgttatgcaaatataaaaattacTCAGAAATCATAGCAAAACAATTTCTTCTGTTAATTTGACAATAGCATGACAAAATGTGCATTTCTACAGGGCGTTAAGATACTCTTACAATAAACTTttaataattctacatttgGCTCAGTGGCATAAATGACTATTACCGGTATTCAATCACAATGATCAATAAGATGCA
This sequence is a window from Dunckerocampus dactyliophorus isolate RoL2022-P2 chromosome 2, RoL_Ddac_1.1, whole genome shotgun sequence. Protein-coding genes within it:
- the LOC129177393 gene encoding glutamate-rich protein 6, whose protein sequence is MWSADPPTHCIRAGVLSYYRESDNPRLNTADIHSEPPFEWLGKCEYCNKAAWPLLDVRWEEEMEAVSGFCCTERQKLCMALVKKREQEEVSPTVKPEKPTTQLADALLREKKARSMSLELQRGLRERSGWKSEDETVQHRTADTSSEANVLSFRFGASADQPCWLVNRNLTENVVHLKKEEATVFVCDHKPTPFGICHHKDGEFQQKFYMNGKTFVNMFPDGSAQLFYPSGLMALLVVVTKDKGRVCILYDESLTPHRPIRAIFQSNGMATCYHRNGKIWLSLNRTGGQCLDETSARVRRWTWKTLPTPHLPPLFLSLNRNVGIRVLGKDQVFVSFLANGQQARCSVGSCSAQCKCTKERPSSGPSVLKDELFVLAARVKIHQCIQHLNWSLITPLHQKTIPAPSIRAFGKRLLEVSTNMLMSQHERTFIQGCLHDCL